One Paralichthys olivaceus isolate ysfri-2021 chromosome 8, ASM2471397v2, whole genome shotgun sequence genomic region harbors:
- the rhot1b gene encoding mitochondrial Rho GTPase 1b isoform X2: MRKDVRILLVGESKVGKTSLIMSLVSEEFPHVVPYRAEEITIPADVTPERVPTHIVDYSEAEQTDEQLFQEISKANVICIVYSVNNKKSIEKVTSHWIPLIIENTDKDSRVPLILVGNKSDLVEHSSMETILPIMNQYSEIETCVECSAKNLKNISELFYYAQKAVLHPTGPLYCPERKDMKLLCVKALTRIFKVSDLDNDGILNDIELNFFQRTCFNTPLEPQALEDVKNVVRKNLSDGVCDNGLSLKGFLFLHTLFIQRGRHETTWTVLRRFGYDDDLELNQDYLFPPLKVPLDCTTELNHNAYLFLQSVFDKHDKDRDCALSPEELRDLFDVFPYMPWGPDVSNTVCTNDNGWITYQGYLSQWTLTTYLDVQRCLEYLGYLGYSIVAEQESQASGITVTRDKKIDLQKKQTQRGVFRCNVFGDVGSGKSGFLQAFLGRNLTRQKTIREEHRSYYAISTTYVYGQEKYLLLHEVFPDFDYLSDADMACDIVCLLYDVSNPYSFEYCAKVFKQYFMDTKTPCMMIAAKSDLPEIKQMYGCSPLEFCRKHKMPPPQSFTCDTAAAPNKDIYTKLTTMAMYPHVTQADLKSSTFWLRASVGATVFALLGLTMYRVLLKSR; the protein is encoded by the exons ATGCGCAAAGACGTGAGGATCTTATTAGTGGGAGAGT CCAAGGTGGGGAAGACGTCTCTCATCATGTCCCTGGTCAGCGAGGAGTTCCCACATGTG GTGCCCTACCGAGCTGAGGAAATCACCATACCTGCAGATGTCACACCAGAGAGAGTTCCCACGCACATCGTGGACTATTCAG AGGCAGAGCAGACAGACGAGCAGCTGTTTCAGGAGATCTCTAAG GCAAATGTCATTTGCATTGTCTACTCTGTCAACAACAAGAAGTCCATAGAAAAG GTGACAAGCCACTGGATCCCTCTCATTATTGAGAACACGGACAAGGACAGCAG GGTTCCTCTGATCCTGGTGGGGAACAAGTCGGACCTGGTGGAACACAGTAGCATGGAGACCATCCTGCCCATAATGAACCAGTACAGTGAGATAGAGACTTGTGTTGAG TGTTCTGCAAAAAACCTGAAGAACATCTCAGAGCTATTCTACTACGCCCAAAAGGCAGTTCTGCACCCCACCGGTCCCCTCTACTGTCCAGAGAGGAAAGAC ATGAAGCTGCTTTGTGTAAAAGCTCTGACTCGAATCTTCAAAGTGTCGGATCTAGACAATGATGGGATTCTTAATGATATTGAGCTCAACTTCTTCCAG CGGACATGTTTCAACACCCCACTCGAGCCTCAGGCGTTAGAGGATGTCAAAAATGTAGTGAGGAAGAATTTAAGTGATGGAGTTTGTGATAATGGACTCAGTCTGAAAG GCTTCCTGTTCCTGCACACCCTGTTCATTCAGCGAGGCCGTCATGAAACAACCTGGACGGTGCTGAGGAGGTTCGGATATGACGATGACCTGGAGTTAAATCAGGACTACCTCTTTCCGCC GTTGAAAGTTCCTTTAGACTGCACCACGGAGCTCAACCACAATGCCTACCTCTTCCTCCAGAGCGTCTTTGACAAACATGATAAG GACCGAGACTGTGCCTTGTCACCAGAGGAGCTGAGGGACCTGTTTGATGTTTTTCCCTACATGCCCTGGGGTCCCGATGTCAGTAACACAGTTTGCACTAATGACAATGGCTGGATCACCTACCAGGGATATCTCTCCCAGTGGAC GCTGACAACATATCTGGACGTCCAGCGATGCCTGGAGTACTTGGGTTATCTTGGTTACTCAATAGTTGCTGAGCAGGAGTCGCAGGCATCAGGAATTACAG TGACGAGAGATAAGAAGATTGACCTGCAGAAGAAGCAGACCCAGCGCGGCGTCTTTCGCTGTAACGTCTTTGGAGACGTTGGCAGCGGCAAGAGTGGTTTCCTCCAGGCTTTCCTGGGTAGAAACCTCACg CGCCAAAAGACGATTCGAGAGGAACACAGATCCTACTACGCCATCAGCACAACATATGTTTACGGTCAGGAGAAATACCTTCTT cTTCATGAAGTGTTCCCTGACTTCGACTATTTGTCCGACGCTGATATGGCCTGTGATATTGTCTGCCTGCTGTATGATGTCAGTAACCCTTACTCCTTCGAATACTGTGCCAAAGTCTTCAAG caaTACTTCATGGACACTAAGACTCCGTGTATGATGATCGCAGCGAAGTCTGACCTGCCTGAGATCAAACAGATGTATGGCTGCAGTCCTCTGGAGTTCTGCAGAAAGCACAAGATGCCGCCTCCCCAGTCCTTCACCTgcgacacagcagcagcacccaACAAAGACATCTACACCAAACTAACCACCATGGCCATGTACCC ACACGTCACTCAAGCAGACCTGAAGAGCTCCACCTTCTGGCTCAGAGCGAGCGTCGGGGCCACGGTGTTTGCGTTGCTGGGCCTAACTATGTACAGAGTGCTGCTCAAATCACGATGA
- the rhot1b gene encoding mitochondrial Rho GTPase 1b isoform X1, translated as MRKDVRILLVGESKVGKTSLIMSLVSEEFPHVVPYRAEEITIPADVTPERVPTHIVDYSEAEQTDEQLFQEISKANVICIVYSVNNKKSIEKVTSHWIPLIIENTDKDSRVPLILVGNKSDLVEHSSMETILPIMNQYSEIETCVECSAKNLKNISELFYYAQKAVLHPTGPLYCPERKDMKLLCVKALTRIFKVSDLDNDGILNDIELNFFQRTCFNTPLEPQALEDVKNVVRKNLSDGVCDNGLSLKGFLFLHTLFIQRGRHETTWTVLRRFGYDDDLELNQDYLFPPLKVPLDCTTELNHNAYLFLQSVFDKHDKDRDCALSPEELRDLFDVFPYMPWGPDVSNTVCTNDNGWITYQGYLSQWTLTTYLDVQRCLEYLGYLGYSIVAEQESQASGITVTRDKKIDLQKKQTQRGVFRCNVFGDVGSGKSGFLQAFLGRNLTRQKTIREEHRSYYAISTTYVYGQEKYLLLHEVFPDFDYLSDADMACDIVCLLYDVSNPYSFEYCAKVFKQYFMDTKTPCMMIAAKSDLPEIKQMYGCSPLEFCRKHKMPPPQSFTCDTAAAPNKDIYTKLTTMAMYPHARLRCMCTCNRCTFCLCQNFLNSELLQTVRAKLYAVVLRRHVTQADLKSSTFWLRASVGATVFALLGLTMYRVLLKSR; from the exons ATGCGCAAAGACGTGAGGATCTTATTAGTGGGAGAGT CCAAGGTGGGGAAGACGTCTCTCATCATGTCCCTGGTCAGCGAGGAGTTCCCACATGTG GTGCCCTACCGAGCTGAGGAAATCACCATACCTGCAGATGTCACACCAGAGAGAGTTCCCACGCACATCGTGGACTATTCAG AGGCAGAGCAGACAGACGAGCAGCTGTTTCAGGAGATCTCTAAG GCAAATGTCATTTGCATTGTCTACTCTGTCAACAACAAGAAGTCCATAGAAAAG GTGACAAGCCACTGGATCCCTCTCATTATTGAGAACACGGACAAGGACAGCAG GGTTCCTCTGATCCTGGTGGGGAACAAGTCGGACCTGGTGGAACACAGTAGCATGGAGACCATCCTGCCCATAATGAACCAGTACAGTGAGATAGAGACTTGTGTTGAG TGTTCTGCAAAAAACCTGAAGAACATCTCAGAGCTATTCTACTACGCCCAAAAGGCAGTTCTGCACCCCACCGGTCCCCTCTACTGTCCAGAGAGGAAAGAC ATGAAGCTGCTTTGTGTAAAAGCTCTGACTCGAATCTTCAAAGTGTCGGATCTAGACAATGATGGGATTCTTAATGATATTGAGCTCAACTTCTTCCAG CGGACATGTTTCAACACCCCACTCGAGCCTCAGGCGTTAGAGGATGTCAAAAATGTAGTGAGGAAGAATTTAAGTGATGGAGTTTGTGATAATGGACTCAGTCTGAAAG GCTTCCTGTTCCTGCACACCCTGTTCATTCAGCGAGGCCGTCATGAAACAACCTGGACGGTGCTGAGGAGGTTCGGATATGACGATGACCTGGAGTTAAATCAGGACTACCTCTTTCCGCC GTTGAAAGTTCCTTTAGACTGCACCACGGAGCTCAACCACAATGCCTACCTCTTCCTCCAGAGCGTCTTTGACAAACATGATAAG GACCGAGACTGTGCCTTGTCACCAGAGGAGCTGAGGGACCTGTTTGATGTTTTTCCCTACATGCCCTGGGGTCCCGATGTCAGTAACACAGTTTGCACTAATGACAATGGCTGGATCACCTACCAGGGATATCTCTCCCAGTGGAC GCTGACAACATATCTGGACGTCCAGCGATGCCTGGAGTACTTGGGTTATCTTGGTTACTCAATAGTTGCTGAGCAGGAGTCGCAGGCATCAGGAATTACAG TGACGAGAGATAAGAAGATTGACCTGCAGAAGAAGCAGACCCAGCGCGGCGTCTTTCGCTGTAACGTCTTTGGAGACGTTGGCAGCGGCAAGAGTGGTTTCCTCCAGGCTTTCCTGGGTAGAAACCTCACg CGCCAAAAGACGATTCGAGAGGAACACAGATCCTACTACGCCATCAGCACAACATATGTTTACGGTCAGGAGAAATACCTTCTT cTTCATGAAGTGTTCCCTGACTTCGACTATTTGTCCGACGCTGATATGGCCTGTGATATTGTCTGCCTGCTGTATGATGTCAGTAACCCTTACTCCTTCGAATACTGTGCCAAAGTCTTCAAG caaTACTTCATGGACACTAAGACTCCGTGTATGATGATCGCAGCGAAGTCTGACCTGCCTGAGATCAAACAGATGTATGGCTGCAGTCCTCTGGAGTTCTGCAGAAAGCACAAGATGCCGCCTCCCCAGTCCTTCACCTgcgacacagcagcagcacccaACAAAGACATCTACACCAAACTAACCACCATGGCCATGTACCC CCACGCCCGGCTGCGCTGCATGTGCACTTGTAACCGGTGCACCTTCTGCTTGTGTCAGAACTTCCTCAACTCTGAGCTGCTCCAGACGGTCAGGGCCAAACTCTACGCTGTGGTACTCAGAAG ACACGTCACTCAAGCAGACCTGAAGAGCTCCACCTTCTGGCTCAGAGCGAGCGTCGGGGCCACGGTGTTTGCGTTGCTGGGCCTAACTATGTACAGAGTGCTGCTCAAATCACGATGA
- the LOC109627649 gene encoding arf-GAP with dual PH domain-containing protein 2-like isoform X1, which produces MACLERNNKILLELVQQPGNNKCADCGAPEPDWASCTLGIFVCLNCSGLHRNLPDISRMKSIRLDLWEDSLVEFMRERGNSAAKATFEKCVPAFFYRPQQKDCIVLKDQWIRAKYERREFTGEKTYCQQSYCSDLFESALWKKGKDSKQFLKRFFLLSQKDFTLRYFIKEDSKAPKAVISMNDLNAVFQPEKVGHAHGLQISYLQDEHMRNLFVYHENGQVIVSLFNAIRATRLAYLQKKHPTLQDNDFIPQLTRRCLKEGYMEKTGPTQREPFKKRWFTLCLMNRKLLYFKTPLDAKELGAVFIGTESHSYSVSENNGKSSRGGRWHCGITLQTPGRQFVFMCEQEQERREWLEALREVIAQPMTAEDYSNEANLRRGK; this is translated from the exons ATGGCCTGTCTggagagaaacaacaaaatcCTGCTGGAGTTGGTGCAACAGCCTGGTAACAACAAATGTGCTGACTGTGGAGCTCCTG AGCCGGACTGGGCCTCGTGCACTCTTGGTATCTTCGTGTGTCTGAACTGCTCAGGGTTGCATCGTAATTTACCTGACATCAGCAGAATGAAATCCATACGTCTGGATCTCTGGGAAGATTCACTAGTAGAG TTCATGCGGGAGAGAGGAAACTCTGCAGCCAAAGCCACTTTCGAGAAGTGTGTCCCTGCCTTTTTCTACAGACCGCAGCAAAAAGACTGCAT AGTTCTCAAGGATCAATGGATCCGTGCAAAGTATGAAAGAAGAGAATTCACAGGAGAAAAAACCTACTGTCAACAAAGTTATTGCTCAG ATCTGTTTGAGTCAGCACTgtggaagaaaggaaaagacagCAAGCAATTTCTCAAGAGGTTCTTTCTTTTGTCCCAGAAAGACTTCACCCTCAGATACTTCATTAAAGAGGAT TCCAAGGCTCCCAAAGCGGTCATCAGCATGAACGATCTGAACGCAGTTTTCCAGCCGGAGAAGGTCGGCCATGCTCACGGTCTGCAGATATCCTACCTGCAGGACGAACACATGAGGAATCTGTTTGTTTACCATGAGAATGGGCAG GTCATTGTGTCCTTATTCAATGCTATCCGGGCAACACGCTTGGCTTACCTACAGAAGAAACATCCCACCCTACAAGACAATGAC TTTATACCTCAGTTGACAAGACGATGTCTGAAGGAGGGATACATGGAGAAAACTGGCCCAACG caaCGAGAGCCGTTCAAGAAAAGATGGTTCACACTGTGCTTGATGAACAGAAAACTTCTGTATTTTAAAACTCCACTG GATGCTAAAGAGCTGGGCGCCGTCTTCATTGGCACTGAGAGCCACAGCTACTCTGTCTCAGAGAACAATGGCAAGAGCTCGAGGGGAGGCCGCTGGCACTGTGGCATCACCCTGCAGACTCCAGGCAGacagtttgtgttcatgtgtgagcaggagcaggagcggAGGGAGTGGCTGGAGGCACTGAGAGAGGTCATTGCTCAGCCCATGACCGCAGAGGACTACTCTA ATGAAGCCAACTTGAGAAGGGGGAAATGA
- the tefm gene encoding transcription elongation factor, mitochondrial — protein MSSTGQYAGQCGLFLRPKHGSFPELELRYLQCTCCWRSRVPMAGFDTLNATISEPCKEEPGSPLDACYTPEQRAAILQLLNNATQSELAAVKLLRGRKSLSIVEYRTKNGPFRTLESLVNVPLLKHKSAVVVFNSILNPVKKERKVRIQLVKFIRPGVDRSWLEDASSIVSITCGTNKIAWAHVDRGMNVQDWQQLECPNFLRGTYVASAYLNDVSAVVSLLPSADFYIIEKSSISVQNTALFPVMAHMRTVEAMLFALLEPKNSEPETNIPPRVLNMMRTAVGRHFGLMVGESRTSGAQAVRQLMTDSVTQKFPRINFPPELLGKYRNYFQIGSRRGGEELCDALLQAVAFFELLSESSR, from the exons atgtcctccaCAGGTCAGTACGCGGGTCAGTGTGGTCTGTTCCTCCGCCCTAAGCACGGCTCCTTCCCGGAGCTGGAGCTGCGGTACCTGCAGTGCACATGCTGCTGGAGGAGCCGGGTCCCCATGGCCGGCTTTGACACCCTGAACGCCACCATCTCCGAGCCCTGCAAGGAGGAGCCCGGCAGCCCCCTGGACGCCTGCTACACCCCCGAGCAACGAGCCGCCATCCTCCAGCTGCTCAACAACGCCACCCAGTCAGAGCTGGCCGCCGTCAAGCTCCTCAGGGGCCGCAAGTCGCTCAGCATCGTGGAGTACAGGACTAAAAACGGACCTTTCCGAACCCTGGAGAGTTTGGTGAACGTGCCTCTGCTGAAGCACAAGAGCGCCGTCGTCGTCTTCAACTCCATCCTCAACCCGGTcaagaaggagaggaaagtgAGGATCCAGCTGGTCAAGTTCATCAGGCCGGGGGTGGACAGGTCCTGGCTGGAG GATGCCAGCTCCATAGTGTCAATAACATGTGGGACTAATAAAATCGCCTGGGCACATGTGGACCGTGGGATGAACGTACAGGACTGGCAACAGTTGGAATGTCCCAATTTCTTGAGGGGAACCTACGTAGCGTCTGCTTACTTGAATGAT GTCTCTGCAGTTGTGTCGCTCCTCCCGTCTGCTGACTTCTACATTATAGAGAAATCCTCGATCTCAGTGCAGAATACCGCTCTGTTCCCCGTCATGGCTCACATGAGGACAGTGGAGGCCATGCTGTTTGCTCTGCTGGAGCCTAAGAACTCTGAGCCAGAGACTAACATTCCTCCCAG AGTTTTGAACATGATGCGAACTGCTGTCGGACGCCACTTTGGACTCATGGTGGGCGAGTCTCGGACCAGCGGCGCACAGGCAGTACGACAGCTGATGACTGATTCTGTGACACAGAAGTTTCCCAGGATAAACTTTCCCCCAGAGCTGCTGGGCAAGTACAGAAACTACTTCCAGATCGGGAGCagacgaggaggagaggagctctgCGACGCTCTACTTCAGGCTGTAGCGTTTTTCGAGCTACTCAGTGAATCTTCCCGTTAG
- the LOC109627649 gene encoding arf-GAP with dual PH domain-containing protein 2-like isoform X2, producing MACLERNNKILLELVQQPGNNKCADCGAPEPDWASCTLGIFVCLNCSGLHRNLPDISRMKSIRLDLWEDSLVEFMRERGNSAAKATFEKCVPAFFYRPQQKDCIVLKDQWIRAKYERREFTGEKTYCQQSYCSDFTLRYFIKEDSKAPKAVISMNDLNAVFQPEKVGHAHGLQISYLQDEHMRNLFVYHENGQVIVSLFNAIRATRLAYLQKKHPTLQDNDFIPQLTRRCLKEGYMEKTGPTQREPFKKRWFTLCLMNRKLLYFKTPLDAKELGAVFIGTESHSYSVSENNGKSSRGGRWHCGITLQTPGRQFVFMCEQEQERREWLEALREVIAQPMTAEDYSNEANLRRGK from the exons ATGGCCTGTCTggagagaaacaacaaaatcCTGCTGGAGTTGGTGCAACAGCCTGGTAACAACAAATGTGCTGACTGTGGAGCTCCTG AGCCGGACTGGGCCTCGTGCACTCTTGGTATCTTCGTGTGTCTGAACTGCTCAGGGTTGCATCGTAATTTACCTGACATCAGCAGAATGAAATCCATACGTCTGGATCTCTGGGAAGATTCACTAGTAGAG TTCATGCGGGAGAGAGGAAACTCTGCAGCCAAAGCCACTTTCGAGAAGTGTGTCCCTGCCTTTTTCTACAGACCGCAGCAAAAAGACTGCAT AGTTCTCAAGGATCAATGGATCCGTGCAAAGTATGAAAGAAGAGAATTCACAGGAGAAAAAACCTACTGTCAACAAAGTTATTGCTCAG ACTTCACCCTCAGATACTTCATTAAAGAGGAT TCCAAGGCTCCCAAAGCGGTCATCAGCATGAACGATCTGAACGCAGTTTTCCAGCCGGAGAAGGTCGGCCATGCTCACGGTCTGCAGATATCCTACCTGCAGGACGAACACATGAGGAATCTGTTTGTTTACCATGAGAATGGGCAG GTCATTGTGTCCTTATTCAATGCTATCCGGGCAACACGCTTGGCTTACCTACAGAAGAAACATCCCACCCTACAAGACAATGAC TTTATACCTCAGTTGACAAGACGATGTCTGAAGGAGGGATACATGGAGAAAACTGGCCCAACG caaCGAGAGCCGTTCAAGAAAAGATGGTTCACACTGTGCTTGATGAACAGAAAACTTCTGTATTTTAAAACTCCACTG GATGCTAAAGAGCTGGGCGCCGTCTTCATTGGCACTGAGAGCCACAGCTACTCTGTCTCAGAGAACAATGGCAAGAGCTCGAGGGGAGGCCGCTGGCACTGTGGCATCACCCTGCAGACTCCAGGCAGacagtttgtgttcatgtgtgagcaggagcaggagcggAGGGAGTGGCTGGAGGCACTGAGAGAGGTCATTGCTCAGCCCATGACCGCAGAGGACTACTCTA ATGAAGCCAACTTGAGAAGGGGGAAATGA